The following are encoded together in the Zingiber officinale cultivar Zhangliang chromosome 8A, Zo_v1.1, whole genome shotgun sequence genome:
- the LOC122009875 gene encoding chloroplast stem-loop binding protein of 41 kDa b, chloroplastic-like — protein sequence MARLVAAQPKQASPWATPLAPSSLSEFHAAALDLSNIRKKRVWQKKGALRVAAGLSARKILIMGGTRFIGVFLSRILVKDGHQVTLFTRGKAPITQQLPGESDQDYADFKSKILHLKGDRKDFEFVKTSLAAEGFDVVYDINGREADEVKPILDALPKLEQFIYCSSAGVYLKSELLPHFETDAVDPKSRHKGKLETESSLDSRGVNWTSLRPVYIYGPLNYNPVEEWFFHRLKAGRPIPIPNSGIQITQLGHVKDLARAFVTVLGNPKASKQVYNISGSKYVTFDGLARACAKAAGFPEPEIVHYNPKEFDFGKKKAFPFRDQHFFASIEKAQRELGWTPEFGLVDGLADSYNLDFGRGTFRKAADFSTDDIILGKSFVLQT from the exons ATGGCCAGATTGGTGGCGGCTCAACCGAAGCAGGCCTCCCCATGGGCTACCCCACTTGCCCCCTCTTCTCTTTCAGAGTTCCATGCAGCCGCTCTCGACCTCTCCAACATA AGGAAGAAGAGAGTATGGCAGAAGAAGGGGGCGCTTCGGGTCGCTGCTGGCTTGAGTGCGAGGAAGATCCTCATCATGGGCGGCACCAGATTCATTGGGGTTTTCTTGTCGAGGATTCTTGTCAAGGACGGTCACCAG GTGACTTTGTTCACCAGGGGGAAGGCACCCATCACCCAGCAATTGCCAGGGGAGTCAGATCAGGACTATGcagatttcaagtccaag ATATTGCATCTGAAGGGAGACAGAAAAGACTTTGAATTTGTCAAGACGAGCCTTGCTGCTGAGGGTTTTGATGTTGTTTATGATATCAATG GTCGTGAAGCTGATGAGGTCAAGCCCATATTGGATGCATTGCCAAAACTAGAGCA GTTTATCTACTGTTCATCCGCTGGAGTATACCTCAAATCTGAACTCTTGCCGCACTTTGAG ACAGATGCAGTTGACCCAAAGAGCAGACACAAAGGCAAGCTTGAAACTGAAAGTTCGCTAGATTCCCGAGGAGTAAACTGGACGTCTTTGCGGCCAGTCTATATATATGGGCCCTTGAACTACAATCCTGTTGAAGAATGGTTCTTCCATCGCTTGAAAGCTGGAAGGCCAATTCCAATTCCCAATTCTGGCATTCAAATCACCCAGCTTGGACATGTTAAG GATCTAGCACGGGCTTTTGTTACGGTTCTTGGTAATCCAAAAGCAAGCAAGCAAGTATACAATATCTCTGGATCCAAGTATGTGACCTTTGATGGATTAGCAAGGGCATGTGCCAAG GCAGCTGGCTTTCCTGAACCAGAGATTGTTCACTATAATCCCAAGGAATTTGACTTTGGGAAGAAAAAAGCCTTCCCATTCAGAGACCAG CATTTCTTTGCGTCAATCGAAAAGGCACAGAGAGAGCTCGGTTGGACTCCAGAGTTTGGCTTGGTTGATGGCCTTGCTGATTCATACAACCTAGACTTTGGTCGGGGCACTTTCAGAAAAGCTGCAGACTTTTCAACTGATGACATAATTCTTGGCAAATCATTTGTCCTTCAAACCTGA